From one Pontibacillus sp. HMF3514 genomic stretch:
- a CDS encoding EYxxD motif small membrane protein, translating to MNIAEYMTDMTFVIALIIGSIVAILYIYIRKRKS from the coding sequence ATGAACATAGCAGAATACATGACAGATATGACGTTCGTGATTGCCTTAATCATCGGTAGTATTGTCGCTATTTTGTATATTTATATCCGGAAACGGAAGTCCTAA
- a CDS encoding YerC/YecD family TrpR-related protein, with amino-acid sequence MQIDKLRGKELDQLFQAILALESVEECYEFFDDLATMNEVQSLAQRLEVARMLREGHTYHKIENDTGASTATISRVKRCLNYGNDAYTMALDRIHKEE; translated from the coding sequence ATGCAAATTGATAAATTAAGAGGAAAAGAATTGGATCAACTATTTCAAGCCATTCTTGCTCTAGAAAGTGTAGAAGAATGCTATGAATTTTTCGATGATCTGGCAACCATGAATGAAGTCCAGTCTTTAGCGCAGCGCTTAGAAGTTGCACGCATGTTACGTGAAGGCCATACGTATCATAAAATTGAAAATGACACAGGTGCATCAACAGCAACAATCTCCCGTGTTAAACGTTGTCTTAACTACGGAAACGATGCTTATACGATGGCGCTTGATCGTATTCATAAAGAAGAATAG
- a CDS encoding adenine deaminase C-terminal domain-containing protein, giving the protein MNEHRYRWRNKQLREHVAVMDGSIAPSIVLQNATYLNVYMKRWMKAHIWIYEDRIVYVGDQLPSQSDETEYVDCSNQYLVPGYIEPHAHPFQLYNPHRLAQYASQSGTTTLINDNLVLLFLLKKKKAFSLMEGLNDLPVSLYWWSRFDSQSSLQNDEEFLRDQDVLDWLQHDAVLQGGELTCWPNVLKDDDRVLHWMQETKRARKPVEGHFPGASERTLTKMKLLGTDGDHEAMTGEEVFERLRLGYTAALRYSSIRPDLPKILKEMNDLGIDTYDRIMLTTDGSTPSFYEQGIMDRCIEIALENEIPAHEAYSMASYNAAKYFGMEHRIGSIGPGRVAHINFLEAKDQPTPVSVMARGKWVKGYGDVQKWKDSFPWAEYGMGKLQLDWDMTDHDLQFSIPVGLHMQNEVILKPYTVQTPPAQDEAYLTLLDREGKWKVNSMIKGFTTSLGGLISSYSNTGDLVLIGKDKEDMKHAFKRMKEIGGGIVAVHEGEVVYEIPLHIAGMMSDVPMETLIKQEKGLKKLLEEHGYPYHDPVYTLLFLSSTHLPFIRITPKGIIDVKKKEVLFPAIMR; this is encoded by the coding sequence ATGAATGAACACCGTTACCGCTGGCGCAACAAACAACTTCGAGAGCATGTAGCTGTTATGGATGGTTCCATTGCTCCCTCGATTGTGCTGCAGAATGCTACGTATTTAAATGTATACATGAAACGTTGGATGAAGGCTCATATATGGATCTATGAAGATCGCATTGTGTATGTAGGAGATCAATTGCCATCTCAGAGTGACGAGACAGAATACGTTGATTGCTCCAATCAGTACCTCGTTCCAGGTTACATTGAGCCACACGCGCATCCGTTTCAGTTATATAATCCCCATCGATTGGCACAATATGCATCCCAATCTGGGACAACCACATTAATTAATGACAACCTTGTGTTGCTTTTTTTATTAAAGAAAAAGAAAGCGTTTTCTTTAATGGAGGGATTGAATGATTTACCCGTTTCGTTATACTGGTGGAGCAGGTTTGACTCACAATCCTCATTACAAAATGACGAAGAGTTTTTACGAGATCAAGATGTGTTAGATTGGCTTCAACATGACGCTGTTTTACAAGGTGGAGAACTGACATGCTGGCCAAATGTATTAAAGGATGATGATCGCGTACTCCATTGGATGCAAGAGACCAAAAGAGCACGCAAACCTGTAGAGGGACACTTCCCAGGAGCATCAGAACGCACTTTAACAAAAATGAAGCTTCTTGGTACGGATGGTGATCATGAAGCCATGACAGGTGAAGAAGTGTTTGAGCGACTCCGTCTAGGATATACAGCTGCACTTCGCTATTCATCAATTCGTCCCGATCTACCGAAGATTTTAAAAGAAATGAACGACCTTGGCATTGATACATATGATCGCATCATGTTGACCACTGATGGATCAACTCCTTCCTTTTATGAACAAGGAATTATGGATCGATGTATAGAAATTGCATTAGAGAACGAAATTCCTGCGCATGAAGCATATAGTATGGCTTCTTATAATGCAGCTAAATATTTTGGGATGGAGCATCGAATCGGCTCAATTGGTCCAGGTCGTGTTGCTCATATCAATTTTCTCGAAGCGAAGGACCAACCCACACCTGTTTCTGTTATGGCAAGAGGAAAGTGGGTGAAAGGTTACGGAGATGTTCAAAAGTGGAAAGACTCTTTCCCTTGGGCAGAGTATGGAATGGGCAAGTTGCAATTAGATTGGGATATGACCGATCATGATCTTCAGTTTTCTATACCAGTTGGCTTACATATGCAAAATGAAGTCATACTAAAGCCATATACTGTCCAAACCCCACCAGCACAAGATGAGGCATATCTTACGTTGTTGGATCGAGAAGGAAAGTGGAAAGTAAATTCTATGATTAAAGGCTTTACAACGTCACTTGGAGGCCTGATTAGCTCTTATTCCAATACCGGTGACTTGGTGTTAATCGGTAAAGATAAAGAAGATATGAAACATGCTTTCAAAAGGATGAAAGAAATTGGTGGAGGCATAGTAGCTGTCCATGAAGGAGAAGTCGTCTACGAAATCCCATTGCATATTGCAGGCATGATGTCTGATGTGCCTATGGAAACGTTAATTAAACAGGAAAAGGGATTGAAGAAGCTTTTAGAAGAGCATGGGTACCCATATCATGATCCGGTGTACACGCTCTTGTTCTTATCTTCAACTCATTTACCTTTTATTCGCATAACACCTAAAGGAATTATTGATGTAAAAAAGAAAGAGGTACTTTTTCCTGCGATAATGCGTTAA
- a CDS encoding DUF3048 domain-containing protein, with protein sequence MDKFYIEKVLQKGVTRMQKRWMLLLAIATILVLAACSEKSTQEKDETSQKENEEKQEQNEEKEDPVEVVDKEDEEKKEEEEKKEPEFAYTYPLTGKGTDEPVNHRIISVMVNNHSKARPQTGLNQADMVYEVLAEGPITRFLAFYHSEKPPLVGPVRSAREYYFRIAKGYNALYLYHGAAQYIENKLKAGYIDHINGMYYDNDRHLFKRESFRYAPHNSYLMIRNVYDVAQQKGYEVKKEHKPLPFLNDEQIKNISGNEATTINITYSDSPRETVKFEYNQDTQKYTRFNDGSKTADLNSKEPTTVDNVFIVETGHQVIDSKLRRAIDTESGGNGYLIQKGKVQQVSWKNVDGRIIPFKDGKKLGFVPGKTWVNIIPESPGIQQSVTFTSPQ encoded by the coding sequence TTGGACAAGTTCTACATAGAGAAAGTCTTACAAAAAGGTGTGACAAGAATGCAAAAACGATGGATGCTATTATTGGCAATAGCGACCATACTGGTTCTGGCTGCATGTAGTGAAAAATCAACGCAAGAAAAGGACGAAACGAGTCAAAAAGAAAATGAAGAAAAACAGGAACAAAATGAAGAAAAAGAAGATCCTGTAGAAGTTGTAGATAAAGAAGATGAAGAAAAAAAGGAAGAGGAAGAAAAGAAAGAGCCTGAGTTTGCCTATACCTATCCATTAACAGGTAAAGGGACAGATGAACCTGTTAATCATCGTATCATATCTGTTATGGTTAACAACCATTCAAAAGCACGCCCTCAAACAGGTCTGAATCAGGCAGACATGGTGTATGAAGTATTAGCAGAAGGCCCAATCACAAGGTTTTTAGCTTTTTATCATAGTGAAAAGCCTCCGCTTGTAGGACCTGTTCGAAGTGCTAGAGAGTATTATTTCAGAATTGCTAAAGGGTATAATGCTCTATATCTCTACCACGGAGCAGCACAGTACATTGAAAATAAGTTAAAAGCAGGCTATATTGATCATATCAATGGGATGTATTATGATAATGACCGTCATTTATTTAAGCGCGAAAGCTTTCGTTATGCGCCTCACAACTCTTACTTAATGATTCGTAATGTGTACGATGTTGCGCAACAAAAAGGGTATGAGGTTAAGAAAGAGCACAAACCCCTTCCATTCTTGAACGATGAACAAATCAAGAATATCAGTGGGAATGAGGCTACAACGATCAATATTACATATTCGGACTCACCTCGTGAAACCGTTAAATTCGAATATAATCAAGATACACAAAAATATACACGTTTCAACGATGGCTCCAAAACAGCCGATCTAAATTCAAAAGAACCAACCACGGTGGATAACGTATTTATCGTAGAAACGGGCCATCAGGTGATTGATAGTAAATTACGCCGTGCCATTGATACAGAATCAGGTGGAAACGGTTATCTGATTCAAAAAGGGAAAGTGCAACAAGTCTCTTGGAAGAACGTAGACGGGCGTATTATCCCATTTAAGGATGGGAAGAAGCTCGGTTTTGTACCAGGAAAGACATGGGTAAACATCATACCAGAAAGTCCTGGTATCCAACAGTCTGTAACATTCACGAGTCCGCAATAA
- a CDS encoding DUF2892 domain-containing protein yields the protein MVRPNIGIINAMIRITVGLTVVAYSTARMVRQPWRQSSMMYVMIGAMKVAEGIVRYCPVTAMVQQQVDQKKEKDDEESGINPS from the coding sequence ATGGTACGTCCAAACATTGGAATCATTAACGCAATGATTCGCATAACAGTAGGGTTAACTGTAGTGGCCTATTCAACAGCACGTATGGTGCGACAGCCATGGAGACAGAGCTCCATGATGTATGTCATGATCGGGGCTATGAAAGTAGCAGAAGGGATCGTACGTTATTGCCCTGTTACTGCTATGGTACAACAACAAGTCGATCAAAAGAAAGAAAAAGATGATGAAGAAAGTGGAATTAACCCATCTTAA